ACTTCGTGCTCATCTGGCGCATCGGCATTTCGTATGCCGGCACTTCGACCACCATTGCCTTGAATCCAGTTGCGGCTGAAAAGTATCAACTCTCGCAGCTCCTCGGTCTGAGACGCCACCCTCGCGCGATATCACGGCGATCTCGCGATGTGCACGGCCGAGGGCCTCAAGGGTTTGTTCCGCCGATTGCATGTGTCTTCGCAGTAGGCCTGCCGATTCGTGCATTTCTCGCACCGATTTCTGAAAGAGAACAATACCCGCCGCCGCAGTGCCGACCACCGCCGCTCCGGCCACCAAAACATTGCCACTGCTCATCGCCGCTCGGTTCGCAACGGCCGATGCGCGACTGAGGCGGCCAAAGCGCTTTTCATAGTGCTGCTTGGTCAGCAGCGCAGGCGGCGCGACAGTTGGAAGCGGCTTAGCCTCGGGGACGGCCGTAAGGTCGGGCTTAATATCGGGAAATCGCTTTTGAATCTTGCGCGCCAGACCTTGGGCGATATGTGCCATACGATAGAGATCGATTTGCTGATTTTCGACTTCTGACCAATCTGATTCGAAGCGGGACACTACCTCTTGAACTTTCCAGTGTGTCCCCCATCGCAACTTGTTTAGCTGATCAAGATAGCTGGTCATTTCTCGTTCGTTACTGAGATATTCGAGCAAGCCGCTTTTCATTTCGGGTGGGTCGGGAGGAAGTGGCGGCAGACCTTCGCGCGCGAAGATCGTTGGGTTATCTTTGACCGCACCGCGCACCTTTGGCAGCGCCCGCAGCGCGACGGCGCGTCGGATTTTCCAAACCAATTTCGCTGAAGCAAGAAAGATTCCCACGAAGAATGAAATGACAGCGGCCAGTACGATTGGTCTGAAGAACTCTCCAACCAGAAACCAATCCGCAGGCCAGATATATGCCAAGACGGAAAAGGCTAGGGATACGGCAAATGCCGGCCATGCTGCCCGAGGCCTGGAATTGATCTTCCGCATCCCACTGGGTCTCTGAGCTATCGCTCTATATCGAAGCCTTGAGACTTGTGAAGCGCTTGGCCGTGCGAGCGGTCCGTTGGTGCCCACATTTCTTCTAGTGAAGGACGGTGTTCGCTGAGCCCGTCGCGAATGGTCGCGCGGTTACCCAAGCCGATGCCGTCGGGCCCTCCATGTCCTACTTCGATGACAGGAGCGGGCGTAGTCACGCGCCCGAACCAGCCTTCTTCCACGACGCGCTGGCGGATGTCCTGAAAGGCCGAGCGGATTTCGTTGAATAGAAACTCGCCAAGACCAGGAGGTTTGGTACGACTATTCTCGTTTCCGCTCATCAGTCCGCCCCGACGCCCAACAGCAGCTAATATTAAGCTGGTCTATACCTCCTTTTCTAGGGGCTTGTTTTTATTTACCCTGCCCAAAGCTGGGGGACTTTCTAGACAGCCGATGACCTACGTCAGCGACCTGGACACGCCGCTTCTTCAGATTTCGGCGAAGGACCGCTTTACCCTGCGCGATGCCTGCGCGGGCGTGCATATCTTTGGCGGGATCGGCAGCGGCAAGACCTCGGGATCAGGGCAGGCCATTGCAGCCTCCTACCTACGCGCCGGTTTCGGCGGCTTGGTGCTGGCCGCAAAGCCGGAGGAGGTGGATCTCTGGCTCCGCTATGCGAGGCAGCATGGGCGAGCGAACTCGGTGCTTCTCTTCGGCGAGCGCGCCGGCGGCGGCTTCAATTTCATTACTTACGAATTGGCGCGGCAGGGGGCCGACGGCACTGGCAGCGTTGTCGAGTGCCTGATGCGTATATTAGAGGCCACACGCCTCTCGAAGCAGAACAACAGCGGCGGCGAACCCTTTTGGGAGGATGCGACCCGGCAGGTCCTGCGCAACACCATCCCCATTCTCTACGCCGCCTTCGGAACGGTCGAGATTCCCGATATCATAAGTTTCGTCGCGTCCGCGCCGATGAGCCAGGATCAGCTGCAAAATCCCGAATGGCAGGCCGACTCGTTCATGTTCCAGACGCTGGCGCGTGCAAGGCGTGAGCCGGTCGCGCCCCTGCGCGATGACGATTTCGACAAGACGGCACGCTATTGGCGCTACGAGTTTGCACAGCTCGATCCCAAGACCCGAGGAAATATCTCGATCTCGCTATCCACCGCGCTCGACCGCTTCAATCGCGGGCGTCTCTTTCACGCCTTCTGTACCGAGACGACGCTCGTGCCGGAACTGACGTTCCACGGCGCGATCATCATCATGGATATGTCGGCGCTGACATGGAACGAGGACGGCATCATCGCGCAGCAGCTGTTCAAGTTCATGTGGCAGCGTGCCGTGCTCGCGCGCAACAAGCTGCCGCGCAAGCATGCGGACCGGCCGGTCTTCCTGTGGGCCGACGAAGCGCAGTATTTCGTCAACTCGTTCGATAGCGACTTTCAATCGACCTGCCGGTCCGCAAAGGCCTGCACGGTGTTTCTGTCGCAATCGCTGCCCACCTATTATGCGAAGATGGGCGGCGAGAACGCCAAGCACCGGGCCGATATGCTGCTCGCGAATTTTCAGACCAAGGTCTTTCACAACAACGCCGATCCCGAGACGAACCGCTGGGCGGCCGATACCATCGGCCGTGTTCTGCAGCGGCGCGGCACCTATAGCGAAGGCCAGTCCTATAGCCAGTCCATGGGCATGCAGGCCGGCGAGAACACGAGTTGGGGCAGCAATTCGAGTTATGGCGGTTCGAGTGACGGACACGGCCACTACTCATCGAGCTCCAGCGGAGGAAGCAATCGCGGCAGCGGCCAGAATTGGGGCCGCAACAGGGGCCGCAATACCGGCGAGAGCACCAGCGGCGGCTACACCGAGACGATGGACTACGAGATCGAGCCGGGCGCGTTCGCGCAAGTGTTGAGGACCGGCGGCCCGGCGAACAAGAACTGCGTCACGGCGGTTTGGTTTCAGGCGGGAAAGGTCTTCGCCGACAGTCGGCGCAACTACCTTGTGACGACCTTCCGCCAATGAATCGCCCGGCCATTTTCAACTACATCATCGGCAACCCCATCAGCCTCATCGCGCTATGGGTCCTGACGGCATTCCTCACCTATCGATGGTACGCGCTGAGCGGCCCGGTCCTGTTACCGATCATCACCGGGCTAGGCGCTCTCGCTGCATCAAATGCCGCTCAGCGCATCGGCAAATATCGCGATTGGAAGCGCGATTGGGATGCGATGAACGGCATCGCGCCCGCTCCAGCGGGCGCGTTTTTACGGACGCCCGCTGTCAGGCTGTTTGTGGGCGTGCCGCTTTGGTGCTTGTTTGCCTATGGCGCTGTCACCATGACGAATACGCTTGGCGGACGCGTCGCCGCCGCTCTGTTCTGGCTGGGATCTCTGTTGATCGTGGGAGGCTGGATTGTGCAGGGCCTGCGCCGCCGCCATGCGCGCGCGCCGAAGGTGCGACAGGTGAGGGATGTCCTTGTGACGCAATGCTTACGCGCGCCTATACGGTCGCCAGCGCTGCAACGAGCCCATGCTTCTATACCAGACTATTGTGCGGACCTTTTTGCAGATCGCGGGCGTGCCCCTCAACCACCCGCCGGCTCCTATCATTGAATGATTGATCCATAGGGGGCTCGTTTTTGCGTAAAATTGGTCTTGGGTTTTGATAGCCGCGGACTTGATCGGTTAGAGCTTTCGATTGTCCTGCTAGTTGGCATATATTGCCTTCTCGAAGCCTATTACCCACAAGTTCATTTAGAACTCCATGAACGGCAATCACTCTAAGAGCTGGCTGCGGCTTCTGGCGCCCATAGGCGTATATCTTCTATTTCTGCTCCAATTCTTGGTTCCAGCGGAATACACATCGGAGCTATTTACGCATGTGCTGAGCGCACATTATTTCGATACGCGGCAAATGCCGAGCAACGACAAGAACTTCTGGGTTGCAGTCGTTTTTTTCTTTCCCTATGTGCTTTGCGCGTGGATTTTCCAAAATGTCTTCGTCGCTGCCTACGGTCGACTGACGATGAACGACCGATTGGAGAGCTTTGATACCGCGATTGGAAAAATCGCACGCTATTGCGATAGACATCCGATTGCAGACATCCTCACGCGATTGAATGCGGGCAGCGCGGATAGCGCTGGGCAGGAATCACTGAGGGTAGTTTTGGTCATGATAGATCTAATGATTACGGACCTGCGGGACGCATTTCAGGATTTGTGCGCACATCCCGACATACGTGTGTCGATTTACATGGAGAGCGCTCAGGAGATCAATTATAAACAATCACCAGAGACCGTGCTGCACATGATGGCCACGACGGTTTTCGAAAAGGAATACGAGATGGCCACGAGATTTCGCCGCACCGGGCCCGACAAGCGTTACGAAGGCTTTTGTGGTGCTGCGTTTGATGGCGGCGGTGCGGTGTGTGGGACATATCGAAAGTTTGGCTTCGTCCACGATCCGAGATTTTCGCTCGGCAACGGCGAAACAGCAAATGTGCTTGAAAAGACCAGGTCTTTCCTTTGTTTACCCATAGCGAAGAGTTCTGCTCGCGGCGCTCCTGTTCGCGCCGTGCTCGCGATCGATAGCGGGCGGCGGTATGATTTTGTTTTGACACGCGACACGAGAGATTTGCTTAGCCTCAAGCTCACCCCGATAAAGACGAGGCTAAGCGGCTACCTAGACGCCCTCAAAAATCAGCTTGAATACATCGGTTCGGTCGGATAGGAAAATAAGGATATTTGAAATGTAGTGTTTCCAGGATGTATGCCGAAAGCCGTAAATTTCCTAAAGAGGCTCGTTGGTGTAAGAGATCATGCAGGTGATCCGATCCCTGCCTCGGATGACCAGAGGACCACTGTGACCAGGCCTGTTGTCAAAGAAGCGTACAAGCTGCCGCTGTCGCCGAATTATTCGATCAACGTGCTGTTTCCGAGAGAGCAGGGCGAGACGCCGATGGCTAGCATTCGACAACTTGGCAGTGACATGCGGGGTGTCGGCGAAGGCGACGCCAGCCGTAGCTATGCCGATCGGCTATCTTCAGACGAGGGTACGTCGAACCGGTCAAAATAGGCGAGTTTTTCTGGCTTAGGCTGAATAGGTGCATTTCACGTCGGCATGCCAATGTTAAGCGCTGTTGCGCCTGCTATCAGACCTAGGTTCGGGCCGCACTATCTCAATTTTCTCAACCACGGTCTCGCCCTTGGGCGGCATCGTCGGCCATACCTTCGATGAGAATTGCTGAATGAAGGTGACCTGCTTTCGCGCGAGCTTCTTGCGCAGGTCGCGCAGGTACATGCCTTCGATCACAACGATGCATTCCGGCAGGAAGAGCCGTATTTGCTCCTCACCCACGTAGCCGATTTGCATCAGAAACCGGTACTGAAACTCGATGCCTTCGGCGATTTGGGTATCTTCGAGCCAGCGCTGCACGTCGCATGTCTCGCCGACCGTAGAGGTGGGCAGGAATCCGTAGGGTTTGTATGGACCGGTGCCAACGGCGGTTTCGCCTGGCTCGGTGCGCGCGGCCGGCGGCTCCTTGCCGACACGGGTCGCAAATGACGGCCGCGCCGAAGTGCCGAACACCTTGTCGGCTTCGTTATCGGTCAAGGTTCACCTCCGGTATGGGGGCTGGTCGTCGGAATCCCGCCGCGAAGTCTTCCGCCATGTCGCTCAGGCGCAAGACGAGTTCGGCGATCTTCACCGGATCGCGGGACTGGTATTGCTCGACCTCCCGATAGAGCTGGGTCCGCTTCTTGACCGCGACCCACTGCGTTAGGCGCTCTTTCAGGTATGCGTATGCCTTCTCGACATGCCGCACGAGGCCGAGGCTCGGCTGAGGCGGCCGGGTGATGCCCTGCGCCTCCAGCGTGCGGTGATCGATCCGCGCCGAGGCCCCGACGGCCTCGAGGCTCTTATTGGCCTCTGCCGCCCATGCGGCCCGCCAGATATTCACGTTCCGCTGGGCCTCGGCGGCGTCGAGCGCCGCCTTGTCCTGCGGCAAGCCGGTGTCGTTGAACCGCTTGCGCGCCTCGGCGACCGCACGGGCCACGTCCTCGCGCTCGTTCCAGTCGCGCTCCTTGGTGGCGGCGAACCCGGTCACGGAGGCCGGGTCCAGCCGCCGAAGGGTCAGCAGGCAGTGGGCGTGGGGCTGCTTGGACCCGTCCGAAGCCATGGGCTCGTGAATGGACACGTCCGCCACCATGCCCTGGCTGACGAACCGCTCCCTGACGAAGGAGCGGACCAGCGCGATCTGCTGATCGCGCGTCAGCTCGCGCGGGAGGGTGATTTCCACCTCCCGGGCGAGTTGGGCGTCTTTCCTTTTTTCGGACTTCTCGACCATGTTCCAAAGGGCCTCACGGTCGAAGACCCATTCCGCCACCGGAACGTGTTCCGGGGCCATGATCTCGGTCCAGACCACGTCCGGTTTGTCGAACGAGAACCACCTGTCCTGGGAGCGGTCATAGAGCCGCTCGCCGGAGCGATAGGCGGCGGCAGCCACCACCGACCGGCGCGTAGCGCCGCCCGGCTTGGCAGCCCGCCCAAGGGCGCGTGAGACCAGTT
Above is a window of Rhizomicrobium sp. DNA encoding:
- a CDS encoding type IV secretory system conjugative DNA transfer family protein gives rise to the protein MFLFTLPKAGGLSRQPMTYVSDLDTPLLQISAKDRFTLRDACAGVHIFGGIGSGKTSGSGQAIAASYLRAGFGGLVLAAKPEEVDLWLRYARQHGRANSVLLFGERAGGGFNFITYELARQGADGTGSVVECLMRILEATRLSKQNNSGGEPFWEDATRQVLRNTIPILYAAFGTVEIPDIISFVASAPMSQDQLQNPEWQADSFMFQTLARARREPVAPLRDDDFDKTARYWRYEFAQLDPKTRGNISISLSTALDRFNRGRLFHAFCTETTLVPELTFHGAIIIMDMSALTWNEDGIIAQQLFKFMWQRAVLARNKLPRKHADRPVFLWADEAQYFVNSFDSDFQSTCRSAKACTVFLSQSLPTYYAKMGGENAKHRADMLLANFQTKVFHNNADPETNRWAADTIGRVLQRRGTYSEGQSYSQSMGMQAGENTSWGSNSSYGGSSDGHGHYSSSSSGGSNRGSGQNWGRNRGRNTGESTSGGYTETMDYEIEPGAFAQVLRTGGPANKNCVTAVWFQAGKVFADSRRNYLVTTFRQ
- the mobQ gene encoding MobQ family relaxase translates to MRLKLVSRALGRAAKPGGATRRSVVAAAAYRSGERLYDRSQDRWFSFDKPDVVWTEIMAPEHVPVAEWVFDREALWNMVEKSEKRKDAQLAREVEITLPRELTRDQQIALVRSFVRERFVSQGMVADVSIHEPMASDGSKQPHAHCLLTLRRLDPASVTGFAATKERDWNEREDVARAVAEARKRFNDTGLPQDKAALDAAEAQRNVNIWRAAWAAEANKSLEAVGASARIDHRTLEAQGITRPPQPSLGLVRHVEKAYAYLKERLTQWVAVKKRTQLYREVEQYQSRDPVKIAELVLRLSDMAEDFAAGFRRPAPIPEVNLDR